Proteins encoded together in one Xyrauchen texanus isolate HMW12.3.18 chromosome 50, RBS_HiC_50CHRs, whole genome shotgun sequence window:
- the wu:fb55g09 gene encoding coiled-coil domain-containing glutamate-rich protein 1: MLDAEKMCGRGMICHWEVYGDRQKETERGKNESRRSKGSGKHRWHKWGRRHARRAHFPEMRKKRARLPRVPTAIVSLRPVNVQGNRAPGMRAPRNTNQFLMHEKYQMMHMRSDSVGTDSWSDCEMDFADMDSYLGVLENARGALLDGPELPPTFYARQLNPCQSFSFFNFDQEESMQYFPSEDDMMQSEDFMQRDFNQFCDSVAPCI; encoded by the coding sequence ATGCTTGACGCTGAGAAAATGTGCGGAAGGGGCATGATATGCCACTGGGAGGTCTACGgagacagacagaaggaaacaGAAAGGGGGAAGAATGAGTCGAGGAGAAGCAAAGGGAGCGGCAAACACAGGTGGCACAAGTGGGGAAGGAGGCACGCAAGAAGAGCGCACTTTCCAGAAATGCGCAAAAAGCGCGCAAGACTGCCGCGCGTGCCGACCGCGATCGTTTCGTTGCGTCCCGTCAACGTCCAGGGCAACCGAGCGCCTGGCATGAGGGCACCGAGGAACACCAACCAATTCCTTATGCATGAAAAATACCAAATGATGCATATGCGATCGGACTCGGTGGGCACTGACAGCTGGTCCGACTGCGAAATGGACTTCGCGGACATGGACTCGTACCTGGGTGTGCTCGAGAACGCTAGAGGCGCACTCCTGGACGGTCCGGAATTACCGCCCACATTTTACGCACGACAGTTGAACCCATGCCAGTCATTTTCATTCTTCAACTTCGATCAAGAAGAAAGCATGCAGTATTTCCCATCCGAAGACGACATGATGCAAAGcgaagatttcatgcaaagggaCTTTAATCAGTTTTGTGACTCAGTGGCACCTTGTATTTAA